One genomic region from Streptomyces sp. NBC_00582 encodes:
- a CDS encoding alpha/beta fold hydrolase has product MTLHIRRWGTGEKTAVLVHGMLSSSECWWEIGPALAGRGYRVVAVDLPGHGLSPAAPDAGLDDFVEALVRSVPAAPDLAVGHSMGAFVLASALERIAPRRVVYVDTPFGPSRLDVDPPTLTAVYTKAKARRTLDALDRQEPGWRQRDREVEARAAGQFDVATSVSLFASVAGREFAPPAGVPSLMVRPEPSRFVPPEAVETLSGQGVEVRSVEGAGHLTWYGHHDAFMAAVDGWLAEPVPTAA; this is encoded by the coding sequence AATGCTGAGCAGTTCGGAATGCTGGTGGGAGATCGGCCCGGCGCTGGCCGGCCGCGGATACCGGGTGGTGGCGGTGGATCTGCCGGGACACGGGCTCTCCCCCGCCGCCCCGGACGCCGGGCTGGACGACTTCGTCGAGGCGCTCGTACGGTCCGTGCCGGCCGCGCCCGACCTCGCCGTCGGCCACTCGATGGGCGCCTTCGTCCTCGCGTCCGCGCTGGAACGGATCGCCCCGCGCCGGGTGGTGTACGTGGACACCCCGTTCGGCCCGAGCCGGCTCGACGTGGACCCGCCGACGCTCACCGCCGTCTACACCAAGGCCAAGGCCCGCCGTACCCTCGACGCCCTCGACCGGCAGGAACCCGGCTGGCGGCAGCGGGACCGGGAGGTGGAGGCGCGGGCGGCCGGGCAGTTCGACGTGGCCACCTCGGTGAGCCTGTTCGCCTCCGTGGCGGGCCGGGAGTTCGCCCCGCCGGCCGGGGTGCCCTCCCTGATGGTCCGGCCGGAGCCCAGCCGGTTCGTCCCGCCGGAGGCCGTCGAGACGCTGAGCGGGCAGGGGGTGGAGGTCCGCTCGGTCGAGGGCGCCGGACATCTCACCTGGTACGGCCACCACGACGCCTTCATGGCCGCGGTCGACGGCTGGCTGGCGGAGCCGGTGCCCACGGCCGCGTGA
- a CDS encoding non-ribosomal peptide synthetase: protein MAVTTSSSLPLARVLDGARTGALHRRSIEVPAAVAERAEVYATAALAALVHRYTGETDLLTGRRRDPDRVEPLALRVDGGTTAAELLRTVSEAPVVTDPGTGRPAHAAVDTTGPLTRALAALTLSVTAEGFELALDGDEFDATAADQYARHLERVLAALVAEPDGAVRDIALLTDEELHRTLVEWNDTEGPVGPAFFHELVAEHARRTPDALAVILPGTRLTYRELDGRANQLAHRLTARGVRPGDRVGVCFPRSAESLIAQLACFKLACAAILLDSDFPADRVRYMVQDASAALVLTLAAHEDKVSGLAPVLALDTDDWRTEPDTEVAEPVGADDLIHICYTSGSTGAPKAVMVRFGAARNLIHSMAELTGTTGASQGTWLAAPGYGMIEVECFPVLARGGTVHIPDVSVVSSEHRLQEWFLREGITTTLLMKPMAERLWRLEWPEDTPLENIRVCGERIQSWPPAGLPFRLINLYGSAEATVVASCDITALGEELGARGRARRLPPIGRPTTNVTTYVLDEELRPLPPGLVGELCIAGVSLSAGYLGRPEATAEKWITNPIDPARHPVMYRTGDLARYWPDGSIEIVGRTDNQVKVRGNRVHLGEIEVVLTTLPGVNQAAVLAHRDSLGDVQLTAYIEPGVEAAPSVRDLRRGLAQRLPSFMVPAVYVIGGLPTSVNGKIDRAALPEPPRSRPELDTPYQAPAGALEEALLGLWTKVLELDGVGVRDNFFELGGDSLRAARLTNLVREEFPVDIEIVDLFDEPTVARMAALVADRIPAAA, encoded by the coding sequence GTGGCCGTCACCACGAGTTCGTCCCTGCCCCTGGCGCGTGTCCTGGACGGCGCCCGCACCGGTGCCCTGCACCGCCGGTCCATCGAGGTCCCCGCGGCCGTCGCCGAGCGGGCCGAGGTGTACGCCACGGCCGCGCTGGCCGCGCTCGTGCACCGCTACACCGGAGAGACCGATCTGCTGACCGGACGCCGGCGCGACCCGGACCGCGTCGAGCCGCTCGCGCTGCGCGTCGACGGCGGCACGACCGCCGCCGAGCTGCTGCGGACCGTGTCCGAGGCGCCCGTGGTCACCGACCCCGGCACCGGCCGCCCCGCCCACGCCGCCGTCGACACCACCGGACCCCTCACCCGGGCGCTCGCGGCGCTCACCCTCTCGGTCACCGCCGAAGGCTTCGAACTCGCCCTGGACGGCGACGAGTTCGACGCGACCGCCGCCGACCAGTACGCCCGTCACCTGGAGCGGGTCCTCGCCGCCCTGGTGGCCGAACCGGACGGCGCCGTACGGGACATCGCCCTGCTCACCGACGAGGAGCTGCACCGCACCCTGGTCGAGTGGAACGACACCGAGGGCCCGGTCGGCCCCGCCTTCTTCCACGAGCTGGTCGCCGAGCACGCCCGCCGCACCCCCGACGCCCTCGCCGTCATCCTGCCGGGCACCCGGCTGACGTACCGCGAACTCGACGGCCGCGCCAACCAGTTGGCGCACCGCCTGACCGCCCGCGGGGTCAGGCCCGGCGACCGGGTCGGGGTCTGCTTCCCCCGGAGCGCGGAGAGCCTGATCGCCCAGCTCGCCTGCTTCAAGCTGGCCTGCGCGGCGATCCTCCTCGACAGCGACTTCCCCGCCGACCGCGTCCGCTACATGGTCCAGGACGCCTCCGCCGCGCTCGTGCTGACCCTCGCCGCCCACGAGGACAAGGTCAGCGGGCTCGCCCCGGTCCTCGCACTGGACACCGACGACTGGCGCACCGAGCCGGACACCGAGGTCGCCGAGCCCGTCGGCGCCGACGACCTGATCCACATCTGCTACACCTCCGGCTCCACCGGCGCCCCCAAGGCCGTCATGGTCCGCTTCGGCGCCGCCCGCAACCTGATCCACAGCATGGCCGAGCTGACCGGCACCACCGGCGCCTCCCAGGGCACCTGGCTGGCCGCCCCCGGCTACGGCATGATCGAGGTCGAGTGCTTCCCGGTGCTCGCCCGCGGCGGCACCGTGCACATCCCCGACGTGTCCGTGGTCTCCTCCGAGCACCGCCTCCAGGAGTGGTTCCTGCGCGAGGGCATCACCACCACCCTGCTGATGAAGCCGATGGCCGAGCGGCTGTGGCGCCTGGAGTGGCCCGAGGACACCCCGCTGGAGAACATCCGCGTCTGCGGCGAGCGCATCCAGTCCTGGCCCCCGGCCGGTCTGCCGTTCCGCCTGATCAACCTGTACGGCTCGGCCGAGGCCACCGTCGTCGCGAGCTGCGACATCACCGCGCTCGGCGAGGAGCTCGGCGCGCGGGGCCGCGCCCGCCGCCTCCCGCCGATCGGCCGCCCGACGACCAACGTCACCACGTACGTCCTCGACGAGGAGCTGCGCCCGCTGCCGCCGGGCCTGGTGGGCGAGCTGTGCATCGCCGGCGTCAGCCTCTCGGCCGGCTATCTGGGCCGCCCGGAGGCCACCGCCGAGAAGTGGATCACCAACCCGATCGACCCGGCCCGCCACCCCGTGATGTACCGCACGGGCGACCTCGCCCGGTACTGGCCGGACGGCAGCATCGAGATCGTCGGCCGCACCGACAACCAGGTCAAGGTGCGCGGCAACCGGGTCCACCTCGGCGAGATCGAGGTCGTCCTGACCACCCTGCCCGGAGTGAACCAGGCCGCGGTCCTCGCCCACCGGGACAGCCTGGGAGACGTCCAGCTCACCGCGTACATCGAGCCGGGCGTCGAGGCGGCTCCCTCGGTACGGGACCTGCGGCGCGGCCTGGCCCAGCGGCTGCCGTCGTTCATGGTGCCGGCGGTGTACGTCATCGGCGGCCTCCCCACCAGCGTCAACGGCAAGATCGACCGGGCCGCGCTGCCCGAGCCGCCCCGCTCGCGCCCCGAGCTGGACACCCCCTACCAGGCGCCCGCCGGCGCGCTGGAGGAGGCACTGCTCGGACTGTGGACCAAGGTCCTGGAGCTCGACGGGGTGGGCGTGCGCGACAACTTCTTCGAGCTGGGCGGCGACTCCCTGCGCGCGGCGCGGCTGACGAACCTGGTGCGCGAGGAGTTCCCGGTGGACATCGAGATCGTCGACCTCTTCGACGAGCCGACCGTGGCGAGGATGGCGGCCCTGGTCGCGGACCGGATCCCGGCGGCGGCCTGA
- a CDS encoding 3-deoxy-7-phosphoheptulonate synthase codes for MTPFRAASLAPALPAAAASGAAATLPSPDALRAQIPLSGLAKKTTALARRDITRVLNGQDDRVVVITGPCSVHDPDAALGYAERLSALAAESREQLIVVMRVYVEKPRTRLGWKGLLSDPRLDGSDDLPSGLGLARGLMAQIAGTGLPVACEFLDPLVPHYLADAVAWGAIGARTVQSQVHRQLSSGLGLPVGFKNTTDGGVRDAVDAVVSASHPHVYPGIGGDGRAAVVATEGNPAGHVVLRGGADGPNYGPDAVAAALAELAAAGLPQQLVVDASHGNSNKDHERQPLVVADLARRIAAGERGVAGVMIESFLAAGRQDLELGRTDRLVYGQSVTDACVDWPTTARMVDELAAAVDARRALVTPAH; via the coding sequence TGCCGCCGCGACGCTGCCCAGCCCGGACGCGCTGCGCGCACAGATCCCGCTGTCCGGCCTCGCGAAGAAGACCACCGCCCTGGCCCGCCGGGACATCACCCGCGTCCTGAACGGCCAGGACGACCGCGTGGTCGTCATCACCGGCCCCTGTTCGGTGCACGACCCCGACGCCGCCCTCGGCTACGCGGAGCGGCTGTCCGCGCTGGCCGCCGAGAGCCGCGAGCAGCTCATCGTCGTCATGCGGGTGTACGTCGAGAAGCCGCGCACCCGGCTCGGCTGGAAGGGGCTGCTCAGCGACCCCCGCCTGGACGGTTCCGACGACCTGCCCAGCGGGCTCGGCCTGGCGCGCGGTCTGATGGCCCAGATCGCCGGCACCGGGCTGCCGGTGGCCTGCGAGTTCCTCGACCCGCTCGTCCCGCACTACCTGGCCGACGCGGTCGCCTGGGGCGCGATCGGCGCCCGGACCGTGCAGAGCCAGGTGCACCGCCAGCTCTCCAGCGGGCTCGGCCTGCCCGTCGGCTTCAAGAACACCACCGACGGCGGGGTCCGGGACGCCGTGGACGCCGTCGTCTCCGCCTCCCACCCGCACGTCTACCCCGGCATCGGCGGGGACGGCCGGGCCGCCGTCGTCGCGACCGAGGGCAACCCCGCCGGCCATGTCGTCCTGCGCGGCGGCGCCGACGGCCCCAACTACGGCCCCGACGCGGTCGCCGCCGCCCTCGCCGAACTGGCCGCTGCGGGACTGCCGCAGCAGCTCGTCGTCGACGCCAGCCACGGCAACAGCAACAAGGACCACGAGCGTCAGCCGCTCGTCGTCGCCGACCTCGCCCGCCGGATCGCCGCCGGGGAGCGCGGGGTGGCCGGCGTGATGATCGAGAGCTTCCTCGCGGCGGGCCGCCAGGACCTCGAACTCGGCCGCACCGACCGCCTCGTCTACGGCCAGAGCGTCACCGACGCCTGCGTGGACTGGCCGACCACGGCCCGCATGGTCGACGAACTGGCCGCGGCGGTCGACGCCCGCAGGGCCCTCGTGACCCCGGCGCACTGA